The Molothrus ater isolate BHLD 08-10-18 breed brown headed cowbird chromosome 29, BPBGC_Mater_1.1, whole genome shotgun sequence nucleotide sequence CAAGCTCACGGATTTGATCCCTGCAGGGGCCATTCCCTGAAAAGCCGGACTTGATGAGATCCTTGAggggtctcttccaactccaGAACCCAGGAATCCTGGACGCAGGATCTTTTCCCAACATTCCTTTCCTCAGCCGAACACGAACCCACCGCGACCGCTCACCGCCAATCGCGCCTCGATCAGCACGCACCGATATCctgaccttttttctttttgtctctttcccagctctttcccagctctttcctgctctcccagcgCCTCCCCAGGATGTCCTACTACTACGAGCAGTGcaagcagccctgcctgccccctccctgcctgcagaagTGCGCCAAGTGCCCGGAGCCCTGCGCCACCCAGTGCGTCGAGGTCTGCCAGgccccctgtgccaccagctgTGTCACCCAGTGCGTGGAGCCCTGCGCCACCCAGTGCGCCACCAGCTGTGCCCCGCAGTGCGTGGATGTCTGTGCCACCCAGTGCGCCACCAGCTGTGCCCCGCAGTGCGTGGATGTTTGTGCCACCCAGTGCGCCACCAGCTGTGCCCCGCAGTGCGTGGATGTTTGTGCCACCCAGTGTGCCACCAGCTGTGCCCCGCAGTGCGTGGACGTCTGTGCCACCCCGTGCCCCGCCCAGTGCCCCGAGCCCTGTGTCACCAAGTGCGTGGAGCAGTGCCAGGCCGAGGTTTGCAGCACCAAGTGTGTGGAGTCGTGCGAGGCCGTGTGCCTGGAGCCCTGCTCCCGCCCCTGCTGA carries:
- the LOC118696023 gene encoding keratin-associated protein 10-6-like encodes the protein MSYYYEQCKQPCLPPPCLQKCAKCPEPCATQCVEVCQAPCATSCVTQCVEPCATQCATSCAPQCVDVCATQCATSCAPQCVDVCATQCATSCAPQCVDVCATQCATSCAPQCVDVCATPCPAQCPEPCVTKCVEQCQAEVCSTKCVESCEAVCLEPCSRPC